TCCGAGACTGACATGTCCTACGAGCGCCTGCTGCGCCTGTACAAGGAAGTGGCCGGCAAGTCGCCCTCCAAAGGCCAGCTGCCCTTCTCGACCGACTGGTTCATGACCTGGCAGCCCAACATCCACGCCA
The window above is part of the Aquabacterium sp. A3 genome. Proteins encoded here:
- a CDS encoding FlhC family transcriptional regulator, whose protein sequence is MRTKSLLTEAKQIERAVTLITLGARLQVLESETDMSYERLLRLYKEVAGKSPSKGQLPFSTDWFMTWQPNIHA